Proteins from a genomic interval of Staphylococcus debuckii:
- a CDS encoding ABC transporter permease has protein sequence MKGNLLQQLIEYYSLNAGYLWSLFFQHLLMSVYGVVFAAIVGIPIGILISRFGRMSKLVITIANIIQTVPVIAMLAILMLVMGLGPTTVVVTVFLYALLPIIQNTYSGITGVDANIKDAGKGMGMTKNQVLRMIELPLALSVIIGGLRIALVVAVGVVAVGSFIGAPTLGDIIIRGTNATDGTTFILAGALPIALIAVLIDVLLRLLEKRLDPVKKKKGPQPQGMDI, from the coding sequence ATGAAGGGCAATTTATTACAACAATTGATAGAGTATTATTCATTGAATGCCGGCTATCTCTGGAGTTTATTTTTTCAACATTTATTAATGTCAGTATACGGCGTAGTATTCGCGGCGATTGTCGGAATTCCGATCGGTATCTTGATTTCACGTTTTGGTCGCATGTCTAAATTGGTGATTACGATTGCGAATATTATTCAAACTGTGCCAGTAATCGCGATGTTGGCAATCTTAATGCTTGTCATGGGACTTGGGCCGACGACTGTAGTTGTGACAGTATTTTTATATGCATTGCTGCCAATTATCCAAAATACTTATTCTGGAATTACTGGCGTGGATGCCAATATTAAAGACGCGGGTAAAGGTATGGGCATGACTAAGAATCAAGTCTTGCGCATGATAGAGTTGCCGCTCGCGCTATCAGTCATTATCGGCGGATTGCGCATTGCTTTAGTCGTGGCGGTCGGTGTGGTAGCAGTCGGTTCCTTTATTGGAGCGCCGACATTGGGAGATATTATTATCCGCGGAACGAATGCCACAGACGGCACAACCTTTATCTTAGCAGGCGCTTTGCCGATTGCTTTAATTGCTGTCTTGATTGATGTACTCTTGAGATTATTAGAGAAACGTTTAGACCCTGTGAAAAAGAAAAAAGGACCGCAACCTCAAGGTATGGATATTTAA
- a CDS encoding osmoprotectant ABC transporter substrate-binding protein — translation MKTIKYYLLLMAACLVVLSGCSLPGLGDSRSNDDVKITALATSESQIMSHMVRLMIEHDTHGKIKPTLLNNMGSSTIQYNALVNGDANISGVRYTGTDLVGALKEDPIKNPQKALKATQEGFQKKFHQKFFPSYGFDNTYAFMVTKETAEKYHLETVSDLRKHEKELRLGVDSSWLNRKGDGYPGFKKEYGISFDTVRPMQIGLVYDALNNKKLDVALGYSTDGRIAAYDLKVLKDDKRFFPPYDASPVATDALLKKHPEIKRTLDKMAGQISTKDMQKLNYEADGKGKEPAVVAEEFLKKHHYFDGGKKGGQK, via the coding sequence ATGAAGACAATCAAATACTATTTGTTGCTGATGGCGGCGTGTCTGGTTGTCCTGTCTGGATGCAGCTTGCCTGGACTAGGGGACAGCCGTTCAAACGATGATGTAAAAATTACTGCCTTAGCAACAAGTGAATCTCAAATTATGTCCCATATGGTGCGTTTGATGATTGAGCATGATACCCATGGCAAGATAAAACCGACACTGTTAAACAATATGGGCTCCAGTACGATTCAATATAATGCCTTGGTAAATGGCGATGCAAATATTTCAGGTGTACGTTATACCGGTACAGATTTAGTCGGCGCTTTAAAAGAAGATCCGATTAAAAACCCGCAGAAAGCACTGAAAGCCACGCAAGAAGGATTCCAAAAGAAATTTCATCAGAAATTTTTCCCATCTTATGGGTTTGATAATACTTACGCATTTATGGTGACGAAAGAAACGGCTGAGAAATATCATTTGGAAACCGTTTCTGATTTGAGAAAACATGAGAAAGAATTACGACTCGGAGTGGACAGTTCATGGTTGAATCGTAAAGGTGACGGTTACCCAGGATTCAAAAAAGAATATGGTATCAGTTTTGATACGGTCCGCCCTATGCAAATCGGTTTAGTTTATGATGCCTTAAATAACAAGAAATTAGATGTAGCATTAGGTTACTCGACAGATGGACGTATTGCGGCATATGACTTGAAGGTGTTGAAAGATGACAAACGTTTCTTCCCTCCATATGATGCAAGTCCAGTTGCGACCGATGCTTTATTAAAAAAACATCCGGAAATTAAACGTACATTAGATAAAATGGCGGGTCAGATTTCAACGAAAGATATGCAGAAGTTGAATTATGAAGCGGACGGTAAAGGTAAAGAACCTGCTGTAGTAGCAGAAGAATTCTTGAAAAAACATCATTACTTTGATGGTGGTAAGAAAGGCGGGCAAAAATAA
- a CDS encoding ABC transporter permease, whose product MKAFLEQYGGELLQKTGEHFYISIIALLIAIVIAVPLGILLSKTKKLAGVVLTIAGVLQTIPTLAVLAIMIPIFGVGKTPAIIALFIYVLLPILNNTVLGVQNINPEIRQAGISMGMTKFQLMKDVELPLALPLILGGIRLSSVYVISWATLASYVGAGGLGDFVFNGLNLYDPLMIVSAAVLVTALALIVDYLLRVVEKWAVPKGLKISR is encoded by the coding sequence ATGAAAGCATTTTTAGAACAATATGGCGGTGAATTACTGCAGAAAACTGGCGAACACTTCTATATTTCTATTATTGCACTACTAATCGCCATTGTGATTGCAGTACCGCTCGGCATATTATTATCGAAAACGAAGAAACTCGCAGGTGTTGTCTTGACGATTGCAGGTGTGCTGCAAACGATTCCGACACTTGCTGTCTTAGCGATTATGATACCGATTTTCGGTGTCGGGAAAACACCGGCTATTATTGCACTGTTTATTTATGTGTTGTTACCGATTTTGAATAATACGGTGTTAGGTGTGCAAAATATTAATCCGGAAATTCGACAAGCAGGCATCAGTATGGGCATGACGAAATTTCAATTGATGAAAGATGTGGAATTGCCGTTAGCCTTGCCATTAATACTCGGCGGCATCCGCTTATCTAGTGTGTATGTCATCAGCTGGGCTACTTTAGCCAGTTATGTCGGAGCAGGCGGTTTAGGTGACTTCGTCTTTAACGGATTGAATTTATATGATCCATTGATGATTGTCAGTGCTGCTGTGCTCGTAACAGCTTTAGCGTTAATTGTCGATTACTTATTGCGCGTAGTTGAAAAATGGGCCGTACCTAAAGGCTTGAAAATATCCAGATAA
- a CDS encoding betaine/proline/choline family ABC transporter ATP-binding protein (Members of the family are the ATP-binding subunit of ABC transporters for substrates such as betaine, L-proline or other amino acids, choline, carnitine, etc. The substrate specificity is best determined from the substrate-binding subunit, rather than this subunit, as it interacts with the permease subunit and not with substrate directly.) has protein sequence MLSIKNLTKVYSGGKKAVDDISLDVQSGEFVAFIGTSGSGKTTALRMINRMIEATSGQITIDGKDVRKMNAVELRRSIGYVIQQIGLMPHMTIKENIVLVPKLLKWSQEKKDQKARELIKLVDLPEEYLDRYPSELSGGQQQRIGVVRALAAEQDIILMDEPFGALDPITRDTLQDLVKELQQKLGKTFIFVTHDMDEAIKLADRICIMSKGKVVQFDTPDNILRHPANDFVRDFIGQNRLIQDRPNMRTVQDAMITPITVGANESLNTAVDIMRRHRIDTIFVVNNQNKFLGYLDIEDINQGLRAGKELIDTMQRDIYRVNINSKLQDSVRTILKRNVRNVPVVNDNDTLVGLITRANLVDIVYDSIWGEGAEDAQFAAEKKEAEESDGRERAEASAKAAVADKDANESAEDQVRHDHKSDSGVER, from the coding sequence ATGCTTAGTATTAAAAATTTAACTAAGGTTTATTCTGGCGGCAAGAAGGCCGTGGATGATATTTCGTTGGACGTGCAATCGGGTGAGTTTGTCGCGTTTATCGGCACGAGCGGCAGCGGTAAGACGACTGCGCTGCGTATGATTAATCGAATGATTGAGGCGACGAGCGGTCAGATTACGATTGACGGCAAGGATGTCAGAAAGATGAATGCGGTGGAATTGCGTCGCAGTATCGGCTATGTGATTCAACAGATTGGTTTGATGCCGCATATGACAATTAAGGAAAATATTGTACTGGTACCGAAATTATTGAAATGGTCTCAAGAGAAGAAGGATCAGAAGGCGCGTGAATTGATTAAGTTGGTGGATCTGCCTGAGGAATATTTGGACCGTTATCCGTCTGAATTATCTGGCGGTCAGCAACAACGGATTGGCGTAGTACGTGCTTTGGCAGCGGAACAAGATATCATCTTGATGGACGAGCCGTTTGGTGCTTTGGATCCGATTACACGCGATACATTGCAGGATTTAGTGAAAGAGTTGCAGCAAAAGTTAGGGAAAACGTTCATCTTTGTCACGCATGATATGGATGAAGCCATCAAGTTGGCAGATAGAATTTGTATTATGTCGAAAGGCAAAGTGGTCCAATTCGATACACCAGACAACATTCTGCGTCATCCAGCGAATGATTTCGTACGCGACTTTATTGGACAGAACCGCTTGATTCAAGACCGTCCGAATATGCGTACCGTGCAAGATGCGATGATAACGCCAATTACGGTGGGTGCGAACGAATCCTTGAATACAGCCGTCGATATTATGCGTCGCCACCGCATCGACACAATTTTCGTCGTGAATAACCAAAACAAATTCCTCGGCTATTTAGATATTGAAGACATCAACCAAGGATTGCGTGCTGGCAAGGAATTGATAGATACCATGCAGCGTGATATTTATCGCGTGAATATCAACTCCAAATTGCAAGATTCCGTGCGCACTATTTTAAAACGTAACGTCCGCAACGTCCCTGTCGTGAACGACAACGATACATTGGTGGGCTTGATTACCCGTGCGAACCTGGTGGATATCGTCTACGACAGTATTTGGGGCGAAGGTGCAGAAGACGCGCAGTTCGCTGCTGAAAAGAAAGAAGCGGAAGAGTCGGATGGCCGTGAGAGAGCGGAGGCATCTGCTAAAGCAGCTGTGGCTGATAAGGATGCGAACGAATCGGCTGAGGACCAAGTGCGTCATGACCACAAGTCAGACTCAGGAGTTGAACGCTAA
- a CDS encoding YdeI/OmpD-associated family protein: protein MTEKRTNPKADAFFQRAGEWKAEYEALRKIIMEQPDLVEDYKWMKPCYTYEGHNVVLIHGFKNYCALLFHKGALLSDPNQKLVQQTKNVQAARQLRFTSVAQIIEETDIIRDYVKEAVAVEQSGRKVEMKTTDQYDMPEELKEALEADKALDEAFHNLTPGRQRQYMYTIRQAKRASTRQNRVDKYIPLILKGKGLND, encoded by the coding sequence ATGACTGAAAAACGAACAAATCCTAAGGCGGACGCATTTTTCCAAAGGGCGGGAGAATGGAAAGCTGAATATGAAGCATTAAGAAAAATTATTATGGAGCAGCCAGACTTAGTCGAGGATTACAAATGGATGAAACCTTGTTATACATATGAAGGTCATAATGTAGTGTTGATTCATGGCTTTAAAAATTATTGCGCATTGCTTTTTCATAAAGGAGCACTACTGTCGGATCCTAATCAAAAATTAGTACAACAAACTAAGAATGTGCAAGCTGCGCGTCAGTTGCGTTTTACTTCCGTAGCACAAATTATAGAAGAAACGGATATAATCCGCGATTACGTCAAAGAAGCTGTTGCTGTGGAGCAATCCGGTAGAAAAGTAGAAATGAAAACGACAGACCAATACGATATGCCTGAAGAATTGAAGGAAGCATTGGAAGCGGATAAGGCGTTGGATGAAGCGTTTCATAATTTGACGCCAGGGCGTCAACGTCAATATATGTATACAATCAGGCAAGCGAAACGTGCTTCTACGCGACAAAATCGTGTTGATAAATATATTCCTTTAATTTTAAAAGGTAAGGGCTTGAATGATTAA
- a CDS encoding APC family permease encodes MENNHSSKINLSQLVLLGLGSLIGSGWLFGAWEASSVAGPAAIISWIIGFIVIGTIAYNYIEIGTMFPQSGGMSNYAQYTHGSLLGFIASWANWVSLVTIIPIEAVSAVQYMSSWPWDWAKFMGKLMHNGTISTIGLFAVFVIIIIFSLLNYWSVKLLTSFTSLISFFKLGVPTLTIILLAISGFHPGNYGHSLNSFMPYGSAPIFAATTTSGIIFSFNAFQTIINMGSEIQRPEKNIGRGIVISLTLAATLYVVLQVIFIGSMPEGMLAKHGWNGIQFNSPFADMAILLNLNWLAILLYIEAVVSPFGTGVSFVAVTGRVLRAMEKNGHIPKFLGKINETYNIPRVAIIFNAIISMVMVSIFRSWGTLASVISTATLVAYLTGPTTVIALRKMAPSMHRPFRANLLKVMAPLSFVLASLAIYWAMWPTTAEVILIIILGLPIYFFYEYKMNWKNTKKQIGGSLWIIIYLLILALLSFIGSKEFNGINIIHYPYDFLVITIVALVFYKLGTTSYFESIYFRRAKRINTKMNKDMTERLDNEAEDSNQAGETK; translated from the coding sequence ATGGAAAATAATCATAGTAGTAAAATAAATCTTTCCCAACTTGTTTTGCTGGGACTTGGATCGCTTATTGGTTCAGGCTGGCTCTTCGGTGCTTGGGAAGCTTCATCTGTCGCAGGTCCGGCAGCAATCATTTCTTGGATTATCGGATTTATTGTTATAGGAACAATTGCCTATAATTACATAGAAATCGGTACTATGTTTCCGCAATCAGGCGGCATGAGCAACTACGCTCAATACACTCACGGGTCTTTACTCGGCTTTATTGCTTCATGGGCCAACTGGGTTTCACTCGTTACAATCATCCCTATTGAAGCCGTTTCAGCGGTCCAATATATGAGTTCATGGCCTTGGGATTGGGCGAAATTCATGGGAAAATTAATGCATAATGGTACGATCAGCACCATTGGATTATTCGCTGTTTTTGTCATCATCATTATCTTCTCTTTACTCAATTACTGGTCAGTGAAATTATTAACTTCTTTCACAAGCCTGATTTCATTTTTCAAATTAGGTGTTCCGACTTTGACTATCATATTATTAGCAATTTCAGGATTTCACCCTGGTAACTACGGACATAGTTTGAATAGTTTCATGCCATATGGCAGTGCGCCGATCTTTGCGGCTACCACAACTTCAGGTATTATCTTTTCATTCAATGCTTTCCAAACGATTATTAATATGGGTTCTGAAATTCAACGTCCTGAAAAAAATATCGGGCGCGGCATTGTCATCAGCTTAACTTTAGCTGCAACTTTATACGTAGTCTTGCAAGTAATCTTCATCGGCTCTATGCCTGAAGGAATGCTGGCCAAACACGGATGGAACGGTATTCAATTCAACTCTCCATTCGCAGATATGGCGATTCTGTTAAACTTGAACTGGTTAGCTATTCTATTGTATATCGAAGCGGTCGTTTCTCCATTTGGTACAGGTGTTTCCTTCGTAGCCGTCACTGGTCGTGTCTTGCGCGCGATGGAAAAAAATGGACATATTCCAAAGTTCTTAGGTAAAATCAATGAAACCTATAATATTCCGCGTGTAGCTATTATCTTTAACGCGATTATCAGTATGGTCATGGTTTCAATCTTCCGCTCATGGGGAACATTGGCTAGCGTTATTTCAACAGCGACTCTTGTAGCATACTTAACAGGTCCGACGACTGTTATTGCTCTTAGAAAAATGGCACCGAGTATGCATCGTCCTTTCAGAGCTAATCTTTTGAAAGTCATGGCGCCACTGTCATTTGTCCTTGCTTCACTAGCTATTTATTGGGCAATGTGGCCGACGACTGCAGAAGTCATTTTAATTATTATTTTAGGCTTGCCGATTTATTTCTTCTATGAATATAAAATGAATTGGAAGAATACGAAAAAACAAATCGGCGGCAGTTTATGGATTATTATTTATCTCTTAATTCTTGCGCTGCTTTCGTTTATCGGCAGTAAAGAATTCAACGGTATCAATATAATTCATTATCCATATGACTTTCTTGTGATTACAATCGTGGCTTTAGTATTCTATAAACTCGGTACAACTAGCTACTTTGAAAGTATTTATTTCAGACGTGCCAAACGTATTAACACTAAAATGAACAAAGATATGACAGAACGTTTGGATAATGAAGCAGAGGATTCAAACCAAGCCGGTGAAACTAAATAA
- a CDS encoding carboxylesterase family protein, whose protein sequence is MDTIIRETAAGTIKGTSQNQLEIYYGIPYAEPPIDTNRFKHAALKTHWDNNNLDATSFGPIPLQPYNKLETFFSTHNQDFEQSEDCLYLNIYKPVSAEHSETLPVIIWFYGGGFLNGHGSAELYQPQHLAETAHAIVITFNYRLGALGFTNWHLLNEDYDMNCGLSDQLAVLKWVQYFIPDFDGDKDNVTLMGQSAGAMSIQALMHLNEAEHLFHKVILSSGTLNFDSIENSRVNAYLFKMMTMFQYNQSFETLTTPQMIKIMDKDLEERKPSKGLELFYRPIFNPDTMSESILGDKPVLAGYTASEGDIYIRGRFHKLKPKRFIEVAEFNDINIDTQLFNIKKHDGQAAAITEYYFKQPLLDWLNHYSGSNKWLYRFDWSNPASKDFKSPYHILDVIFWLGHLDILSTYGTPADGETLKLENEMQETVGKFIRSGECSWKPYTQYDASPHIFR, encoded by the coding sequence ATGGATACGATTATACGTGAAACTGCTGCTGGAACTATTAAAGGAACATCACAAAATCAATTAGAAATATATTACGGTATTCCTTATGCTGAACCGCCTATTGATACAAACCGCTTCAAACATGCAGCGTTGAAAACACATTGGGATAACAACAACTTAGATGCAACTTCATTCGGTCCCATTCCTCTTCAACCTTACAATAAACTTGAAACTTTCTTTTCTACACATAACCAAGATTTCGAACAAAGCGAAGACTGTCTTTATTTAAATATCTACAAGCCGGTATCTGCTGAACATAGTGAAACACTTCCTGTCATCATCTGGTTTTACGGAGGTGGCTTCCTTAATGGTCATGGATCTGCTGAGTTATATCAACCGCAGCACCTTGCTGAAACTGCACATGCCATTGTAATTACATTTAATTATCGTCTTGGTGCATTAGGTTTTACAAACTGGCACTTACTTAACGAAGATTATGATATGAATTGCGGACTTTCTGATCAGCTTGCTGTACTTAAATGGGTACAATACTTCATCCCGGATTTTGATGGTGATAAAGATAATGTCACTTTAATGGGGCAATCTGCGGGTGCGATGAGTATTCAAGCTTTAATGCATCTCAATGAAGCCGAACACCTTTTCCATAAAGTTATTTTAAGCAGCGGCACTCTCAATTTTGATTCAATTGAAAACAGCAGAGTCAACGCCTATCTTTTCAAAATGATGACAATGTTTCAATATAATCAATCATTTGAAACTTTAACGACACCACAAATGATAAAAATAATGGATAAAGATTTGGAAGAACGCAAACCTTCGAAGGGACTTGAACTTTTCTATCGTCCTATTTTCAACCCTGACACGATGTCAGAAAGCATTCTTGGTGACAAACCTGTCTTAGCAGGCTATACAGCTAGTGAGGGTGATATTTATATCCGCGGCAGATTTCATAAACTTAAGCCTAAACGTTTTATAGAAGTTGCAGAATTCAATGATATCAATATTGATACACAACTGTTCAACATCAAAAAGCATGACGGACAAGCCGCAGCAATTACAGAGTATTATTTTAAACAGCCCTTGCTCGATTGGTTGAATCACTATTCAGGTTCAAATAAATGGCTATATCGCTTTGATTGGTCTAATCCCGCATCTAAAGATTTCAAATCGCCCTACCATATTCTTGATGTCATTTTCTGGCTCGGGCATCTCGATATTTTATCAACATATGGTACACCTGCTGATGGAGAAACACTTAAACTGGAAAATGAGATGCAAGAAACCGTAGGCAAATTTATAAGAAGCGGAGAATGCAGTTGGAAGCCATATACTCAATATGACGCTTCACCCCATATTTTTAGATAA
- a CDS encoding MFS transporter → MSFMRIVTFIISVFIVGMVEMMVAGIMNLMSHDLHVSEAWVGQLVTLYAVTFAVCGPILVKITNRFNAKSVLLWTIVAFVIGNALIVISPNFAVLIIGRIISSAAAALIIVKVLALTAMLTAPEHRGKMIGIVYSGFSGANVLGVPVGTMLGGWLGWRATFVFIIVISVLAALLMVRYLPTASELAYVSDGQGNGQTPQSKIINRTEVIKYLTITFLLLTANSITFVYVNPLMLSNGHDLKFVSFVLLINGIAGTLGTSMGGFLADKWSSKTWLLTATLTFAIALAIINWFLSASWMLILIIFVWNVMQWSTNPAVQSGIIEHVQGDASQVLSWNMSSLNAGIAAGGMLGGLIVSHIGINAVTYSSSLLGFIIVIIILFLKKVRHTPAKSAAESKSA, encoded by the coding sequence ATGTCTTTCATGCGTATTGTGACCTTTATCATCAGCGTGTTTATTGTCGGCATGGTGGAAATGATGGTTGCTGGAATTATGAATTTGATGAGCCATGATTTACATGTGTCAGAAGCGTGGGTCGGTCAGTTGGTGACACTATATGCAGTGACCTTTGCAGTGTGCGGACCGATTTTGGTTAAGATAACGAATCGCTTTAATGCGAAGTCAGTGTTGTTATGGACAATTGTAGCATTTGTCATCGGTAACGCACTAATAGTCATTTCACCAAACTTTGCTGTCTTGATTATCGGACGTATTATTTCATCAGCAGCCGCGGCCTTGATTATAGTTAAAGTATTGGCTTTGACTGCTATGTTGACAGCGCCGGAACATCGCGGCAAGATGATTGGTATTGTCTATTCTGGTTTCAGCGGCGCGAATGTACTCGGAGTACCGGTTGGAACAATGCTCGGCGGTTGGCTCGGTTGGCGTGCAACCTTTGTATTTATCATCGTCATCAGTGTATTGGCTGCTTTGTTGATGGTGCGTTATCTTCCGACCGCTTCAGAACTCGCCTATGTATCAGATGGGCAAGGCAACGGGCAAACACCGCAGTCGAAAATTATTAATCGCACTGAAGTCATCAAATATTTAACGATTACCTTCTTATTGTTGACAGCTAACTCAATTACGTTCGTTTACGTCAATCCATTAATGTTATCTAACGGACACGATTTGAAATTCGTATCCTTCGTCCTATTGATTAATGGGATTGCTGGAACGCTTGGTACCTCAATGGGAGGCTTCTTGGCTGATAAATGGTCCAGTAAGACTTGGCTGCTGACAGCCACATTGACCTTTGCCATCGCCTTGGCCATCATCAATTGGTTCTTATCCGCTTCCTGGATGCTCATCCTCATTATCTTTGTGTGGAATGTCATGCAATGGAGTACCAACCCTGCAGTCCAAAGCGGTATTATTGAACACGTGCAAGGAGACGCCAGTCAAGTCCTCAGTTGGAACATGTCCAGCTTGAATGCAGGTATCGCAGCAGGCGGAATGCTCGGCGGGCTGATTGTGTCACATATCGGCATCAACGCTGTAACTTACAGCTCAAGTCTGCTCGGCTTTATTATCGTTATTATTATTCTTTTCTTGAAAAAAGTCCGGCATACGCCGGCGAAGAGTGCCGCAGAGTCTAAAAGCGCCTAA
- a CDS encoding ABC transporter permease, translating to MSTTALCISAMLLIIPIAISIKEKLNIAKDLIIASVRAVVQLVILGFILHFIFNLNSPWILILFVLVIIVNASWNTISRASKVMHNVFWISFVSIFIGTALPLIVIVAAGAIKFTGNELIPIAGMLANNGLIAINLAYQNLDRSFVREYGTIECKLSLGASPKLASKSAVRESIKMAIVPTIDSVKTYGLVSIPGMMTGLIISGVDPLQAIKFQLLVVFIHMTATIMSALIATYLSYKQFFNHRDQLIGSTLDADNA from the coding sequence ATGAGTACGACAGCCTTATGTATATCAGCAATGCTCCTGATTATACCAATCGCAATTTCAATTAAAGAGAAGTTGAATATTGCTAAAGATTTAATTATTGCATCTGTAAGAGCCGTGGTGCAATTAGTGATTCTCGGTTTTATTCTGCATTTTATTTTTAATTTGAATTCACCATGGATATTGATTTTATTTGTCTTGGTGATTATCGTCAATGCATCTTGGAATACCATCAGCCGTGCTTCTAAAGTGATGCACAATGTATTTTGGATTTCTTTTGTTTCTATTTTTATCGGTACGGCATTGCCATTAATTGTTATTGTAGCAGCAGGTGCTATTAAATTTACCGGTAATGAATTGATTCCGATCGCTGGGATGTTAGCGAACAATGGTTTAATCGCGATTAACTTGGCATATCAGAACTTAGACCGTTCCTTTGTGCGCGAGTATGGTACGATTGAATGCAAACTTTCACTTGGCGCTTCGCCGAAATTGGCTTCGAAATCAGCCGTACGTGAAAGTATTAAAATGGCGATTGTTCCGACAATTGATTCTGTGAAAACATATGGTTTAGTTTCTATACCAGGGATGATGACGGGTTTGATCATCAGTGGAGTGGATCCGCTTCAAGCCATCAAATTCCAATTATTAGTAGTATTCATCCATATGACTGCAACGATTATGTCAGCACTTATCGCTACTTACTTAAGCTATAAACAATTCTTTAATCATCGCGATCAACTTATCGGCAGCACACTCGATGCTGATAATGCATAA
- a CDS encoding ABC transporter ATP-binding protein — protein sequence MAILELKDVCYEVDKRMIIDHIDLTVKDGEKIAVVGPSGSGKSTLFHLLNNLISPTDGKLFYKGKPYKDFKPEALRRQISYMPQSTELFDSTIGENLAFPALARNDKFDSDRAKKLLSSFGLGDYKLDTHVEFLSGGERQRICLARQLMYIPDILLLDEATSALDADNTKKAEEAIFGLAKDEGVSIMWITHSYDQSMSHFDRRIDIVDGKINKDKKGDIDV from the coding sequence ATGGCTATTTTAGAATTAAAGGATGTCTGCTATGAAGTAGACAAGCGTATGATTATTGATCATATCGATTTAACAGTTAAAGATGGAGAGAAAATTGCCGTCGTGGGTCCATCTGGCAGTGGTAAAAGTACGCTTTTTCACTTATTGAACAATTTAATCAGTCCCACAGACGGCAAGTTATTTTATAAGGGCAAACCTTATAAAGATTTCAAACCTGAAGCGTTACGGCGACAAATCAGTTATATGCCACAATCTACAGAATTATTTGATTCGACAATCGGTGAGAATCTTGCATTTCCAGCATTAGCACGTAATGATAAATTCGATTCAGATCGCGCGAAGAAATTACTCTCAAGTTTCGGATTAGGTGATTATAAGCTGGATACTCATGTTGAATTTTTATCAGGCGGAGAACGCCAACGTATTTGTTTGGCACGCCAATTAATGTACATACCCGATATTTTATTACTCGACGAAGCAACAAGCGCACTAGATGCCGATAATACGAAGAAGGCAGAAGAGGCGATTTTCGGTTTGGCAAAAGACGAAGGTGTTTCTATCATGTGGATTACACATAGCTACGATCAAAGCATGTCACACTTTGACCGACGTATTGATATTGTGGACGGCAAAATCAATAAAGATAAAAAGGGGGACATTGACGTATGA